Proteins from a single region of Chanodichthys erythropterus isolate Z2021 chromosome 13, ASM2448905v1, whole genome shotgun sequence:
- the brwd3 gene encoding bromodomain and WD repeat-containing protein 3 isoform X3, with protein MAAEPCSQIEAELYYLIARFLQSGPCQKSAQMLLQEMHEYEIIPKRWSWDGKLFKRSFEDWMLLNQHIPSDYLLRVCEQIGPLIDKHIPPSVPGVHSLLGTGRQSLLRTAKSSSHTVWSGSAVVALHRGRPPEPPVNCAKPPNIVSIMGARQKTGVARFGHALPSCTYQHMKMHRRILGHLSSVYCVAFDRTGRRIFTGSDDCLVKIWATDDGRLLATLRGHAAEISDMTVNFENTLLASASCDKIVRVWCLRTCAPVAVLQGHTASITSIQFSSSALGSSRYLATTGADGMVCFWQWNSLSMKFVDKPVKFMERSRPGVQISCSSFSSGGMFLVTGGTDHMIRVYYLGTETPVKFSDLDSHTDKVVAIQFCNNTDSLRFVSGSRDGTARIWHYQQQEWKSIVLDMTTRLQGSAVISGDDKSTKLVVTMVAWDRCDRSIITAVSNCLLKVWNSANGQLLHVLSGHDDEVFVLEAHPFDARILLSAGHDGNIYIWDLSKGQKIRNFFNMIEGQGHGAVFDCKFSVDGQHFACTDSHGHLLIFGFGCSQPYEKIPDQMFFHTDFRPLIRDSNNFVLDEQTQQAPHLMPPPFLVDVDGNPHPPRYQRLVPGRENCKEEQLVPQLGYMANGDGEVVEQVIGQQTAEDSQEESPLDDLIRQLQHQQDEHRNSGNPAVGAEVAGGPLSPPNVGLRRSGQVEGVRQMHNNAPRSQMATERDLLAWSRRVVVNEVQSGIFRVMEESRLAKGEVERFFYNIEKKRKSAPTTGSEPVGNSVRMLRRPQRRPQQRRHTYQTRSTRDRRRSTSVLSYTRNEESARESDSEAEEEDQNENSDGSSDGEAQWENDSSSSDSSSEYSDWTADAGINLQPPKRTTRRPAPVVGSSSSEEEEGTGQGEGEAERRSKRTEKKKKPKQTKQRPVPAGELDEWLPPSWIMETIPRRSPFVPQMGDELIYFRQGHQAYVRAVCRAKAYSINPQKQPWNRFDLRDQESVKVVGIKYEVGPPTLCCLKLAFLDPTSGKMTNESFSLKYHDMPDVIDFLVLQQIYNEAKARNWQPGQRFRSIIDDAWWFGSVECQEPFQSEYPDSLFQCYIVRWDNGEREKMSPWDIEPIPEEAPVPEEVGDSVPVTEDELQSLLYSPQEGEWGMHTQDEECERVITAIDELLTLDVAKPFSCPVDLREYPLYCTVVAYLTDLSTIRTRLVHRFYRRISALMWEVRYIEHNARTFNEPQSPIVTAAKTVTDVLLRFIRDQSCTDILDLYNKMKTEFSSTGEEEETVDVDSDTPGTSTGQRRSSNVPQKRGVVLDINAWHRQCKELLRRMMASPDSEPFRQPVDLFTYQDYRDIIDTPMDLGTVSETLMGGNYENPIEFAKDVRLIFSNSKAYTPNKKSRIYSMTLSLSAFFENQIIPIISDYKSAVQNQRRSQQRLKRLQSSLPNSPKGKQKSGKKTSQMSAKSRSRKSSQDSSVAQVDEDSQPSSSSSSSSSSSSSSFSSEHAGANRVTRSRVTPSKSSGTKVWGGSDCLSNGGRRSRRRGAALTEEGEVSECESTSSSSSSTSASASSSSGTSSSSSESDDSGTEVGGFGDGGDHDYSKAPQHKQKGKAAAVSVDNAKRKRKGEEQTTEPEKRARREDEKEEEEEPEEEEEEPDEEEEPEEEEEELDEEEEESDEEDLTSSSKTGSQRSNQRTQKTGRVNTRNQGRRTVLYNDDSEEEGLTTDPLNLGMSRSGRVRRMTERARVSHLMGWTH; from the exons ATGTTGTTAAATCAGCACATACCTTCGGATTACCTGTTGCGTGTGTGTGAGCAGATTGGCCCCCTGATAGATAAACACATTCCTCCTAGTGTTCCTGGAGTCCACAGTTTACTGGGCACTGGACGACAGTCATTACTACGGACGGCAAAAA GTTCTTCACATACAGTATGGAGTGGTTCTGCAGTAGTAGCCCTGCACAGGGGACGGCCCCCAGAACCACCTGTAAACTGTGCCAAACCACCAAATATAG TGTCAATCATGGGTGCTCGCCAAAAAACAGGAGTGGCTCGATTTGGCCACGCCTTACCCTCCTGCACCTACCAGCACATGAAAATGCATCGGAGGATTCTGGGCCATCTCTCATCAGTGTACTGTGTGGCGTTTGACCGCACCGGACGACGCATTTTCACG GGTTCTGACGACTGTCTAGTGAAGATCTGGGCAACAGATGATGGCCGTCTGCTAGCCACTCTGCGCGGACACGCGGCAGAGATTTCAGATATGACGGTGAATTTCGAGAACACGCTCCTCGCTTCCGCCAGTTGTGACAAGATCGTACGCGTGTGGTGCTTGCGTACCTGTGCACCTGTGGCTGTATTGCAGGGGCACACAGCCTCCATCACCTCCATACAG TTTTCATCATCAGCATTAGGTTCCTCTCGGTATCTGGCCACCACTGGAGCTGATGGCATGGTTTGTTTCTGGCAGTGGAACTCACTCAGCATGAAGTTTGT TGATAAACCTGTAAAGTTCATGGAACGCTCTCGTCCCGGAGTTCAGATATCCTGCAGCTCCTTCAGCTCTG GGGGAATGTTTCTGGTCACTGGAGGCACAGATCACATGATCAGAGTTTACTACCTCGGCACAGAGACGCCTGTGAAGTTTTCTGACCTGGACTCCCACACG GATAAAGTTGTTGCTATTCAGTTCTGCAATAACACCGACAG TCTCAGGTTTGTGAGTGGTAGTCGGGATGGTACGGCTCGGATTTGGCATTACCAACAGCAAGAATGGAAGAGTATTGTACTGGACATGACCACCAGATTACAAGG GAGTGCTGTGATATCAGGCGATGATAAATCGACAAAGTTGGTGGTGACCATGGTCGCGTGGGATCGTTGCGACCGTTCCATCATCACAGCCGTTTCAAACTGCCTCCTCAAAGTCTGGAACTCAGCAAACGGCCAATTACTACATGTGCTGTCG GGTCACGATGATGAGGTGTTTGTTTTGGAAGCACACCCCTTTGACGCAAGGATCTTGTTATCGGCTGGTCATGACGGTAACATCTACATTTGGGACCTCAGCAAAGGCCAGAAGATCAGAAACTTTTTCAATATG ATTGAGGGCCAGGGACATGGTGCTGTTTTTGATTGTAAATTTTCAGTGGATGGGCAGCACTTTGCCTGCACAGACTCTCATGGTCATCTGCTCATCTTCGGCTTTGGGTGCAGTCAGCCTTATGAAAAg ATTCCAGACCAAATGTTCTTCCATACGGATTTCCGGCCATTGATCCGGGACTCCAATAATTTTGTTCTAGATGAGCAGACGCAGCAGGCACCCCATCTTATGCCTCCGCCTTTCCTGGTGGACGTGGATGGGAACCCCCACCCGCCTCGTTACCAGCGCCTGGTGCCAGGCAGAGAAAACTGCAAAGAGGAGCAGCTTGTGCCACAGCTCGGCTACATGGCTAATG gtGACGGCGAAGTGGTTGAGCAGGTGATTGGCCAGCAGACTGCAGAGGATTCTCAGGAAGAAAGCCCATTGGATGACTTGATTAGGCAGCTCCAACACCAGCAAGATGAGCATCGCAACTCAGGAAATCCTGCTG TAGGTGCTGAGGTGGCAGGTGGTCCTCTGTCACCCCCTAATGTCGGGCTGCGACGTAGCGGACAAGTAGAGGGTGTACGGCAGATGCACAACAATGCCCCCCGCAGTCAGATGGCCACTGAGAGAGACCTGTTGGCATGGAGCCGGCGCGTGGTGGTTAATGAAGTCCAGTCTGGAATTTTCAG AGTTATGGAGGAAAGTAGACTTGCTAAAGGAGAGGTGGAACGGTTTTTCTACAACATTGAGAAGAAGAGAAAATCTGCACCTACAACAGGA AGTGAGCCGGTGGGTAACAGCGTTCGCATGTTACGGAGGCCTCAGCGCAGGCCTCAGCAGAGGAGACACACATATCAGACCCGCTCGACTCGAGATAGGAGACGCAGTACAAGCGTGCTCTCATACACCCGAAATGAGGAAAGTGCGAGAGAGTCTGACAGTGAAGCAGAG GAAGAGGACCAGAATGAGAACAGTGACGGGTCATCTGATGGTGAAGCTCAATGGGAGAATGACAGTAGCTCCAG TGACTCTTCCAGTGAGTATTCCGATTGGACGGCAGATGCGGGAATCAACCTTCAGCCCCCCAAGCGAACAACCAGAAGGCCAGCCCCTGTTGTTGGGAGCAGTAGCTCTGAGGAAGAGGAAGGGACAGGGCAGGGAGAAGGGGAGGCTGAGAGGAGGAGTAAACGgactgaaaagaaaaagaaaccgAAACAGACTAAACAGCGG CCTGTGCCTGCTGGAGAATTAGATGAATGGTTGCCCCCCTCTTGGATCATGGAAACTATTCCAAGACGATCACCTTTCGTACCTCAAATGGGAGATGAG TTGATATATTTCCGTCAGGGTCATCAAGCATATGTCCGAGCCGTGTGTCGTGCCAAAGCCTACAGCATCAACCCTCAGAAACAGCCCTGGAACCGCTTTGATCTCAGG GATCAGGAGTCTGTAAAGGTAGTGGGTATTAAATATGAAGTCGGGCCACCCACTCTGTGCTGCCTCAAACTGGCCTTCCTGGACCCCACCTCAGGGAAAATGACCAACGAATCCTTCAGCTTGAA gtATCATGATATGCCTGATGTCATTGACTTTCTTGTGCTACAACAGATTTATAATGAGGCCAAAGCACGAAACTGGCAGCCTG GTCAGCGTTTCAGGAGCATCATTGATGATGCGTGGTGGTTTGGTTCGGTGGAGTGTCAGGAGCCGTTTCAGTCTGAATATCCAGACAGCCTGTTTCAGTGCTACATTGTCAG GTGGGAtaatggagagagagaaaagatgaGTCCATGGGATATAGAGCCCATACCTGAAGAAG CTCCAGTCCCAGAGGAGGTTGGGGACAGTGTCCCGGTCACAGAGGACGAGCTTCAGTCTTTACTGTACAGCCCACAGGAAGGAGAGTGGGGGATGCACACACAAGATGAGGAGTGTGAGAGAGTCATCACGGCCATAGATGAGCTTCTTACACTCG ATGTGGCAAAGCCGTTCTCCTGCCCTGTAGATTTGAGGGAATATCCATTGTACTGCACTGTTGTGGCCTATCTCACTGACCTCAGCACCATCAGAACAAGATTAGTGCACCGTTTCTACAG GCGAATCTCAGCTCTTATGTGGGAGGTGCGTTACATCGAACACAATGCTCGAACATTTAACGAACCACAGAGCCCCATTGTCACGGCTGCAAAAACGGTCACCGACGTCCTGCTGCGTTTCATCAG GGATCAAAGCTGTACAGATATTTTGGATCTGTACAATAAGATGAAGACCGAATTCAGCAGCACAGGAGAGGAAGAG GAGACTGTGGATGTGGACTCGGACACTCCCGGCACCTCCACCGGTCAGAGG AGGTCAAGTAATGTGCCTCAGAAGCGTGGCGTGGTCCTAGATATAAACGCATGGCACAGACAATGCAAAGAGCTTCTGAGGAGAATGATGGCAAGCCCAGATTCAGAGCCATTCCGCCAGCCTGTTGACCTCTTCACCTATCAG GATTATCGTGATATTATAGACACTCCTATGGATTTGGGCACAGTCTCCGAGACCCTGATGGGTGGGAACTATGAGAATCCCATAGAGTTTGCCAAAGATGTGCGGCTTATCTTCAGTAATTCAAAGGCCTACACGCCCAACAAGAAGTCTCGA ATCTACAGTATGACCCTGAGTCTGTCAGCGTTCTTTGAGAATCAGATCATTCCCATAATCTCAGATTACAAATCTGCTGTTCAGAATCAGCGTAGGAGTCAACAGAGACTCAAGAGATTACAGAGTTCCCTTCCCAACAG CCCCAAAGGAAAACAGAAATCAGGAAAGAAAACCTCCCAAATGTCTGCAAAGTCCCGCTCACGGAAATCCTCTCAAG ATTCGAGTGTTGCACAAGTTGATGAAGACAGTCAGCCTTCTTCTTCatcctcatcctcttcctcctcatctTCCTCGTCTTTTTCATCAGAGCATGCAGGAGCCAACAGAGTTACACGCAGCCGAGTTACACCAAGCAAATCGTCAGgtacaaaagtttggg GTGGCAGTGACTGCCTGTCGAATGGAGGTCGGAGATCACGTAGGAGAGGAGCTGCATTAACGGAAGAGGGAGAGGTCTCTGAATGTGAGAGTACCAGCTCTTCATCATCCTCAACATCCGCTTCTGCATCGTCCTCTTCCGGAACCTCATCATCTTCGTCCGAGAGCGATGACAGCGGCACTGAGGTGGGCGGCTTTGGCGATGGCGGCGATCATGACTACAGCAAAGCCCCGCAACATAAACAGAAAGGCAAAGCGGCAGCAGTCTCTGTCGATAACGCAAAGCGAAAGCGGAAAGGAGAAGAGCAAACGACAGAACCTGAGAAACGAGCACGGCGGGAGGACGagaaagaagaggaggaggagcctgaagaagaagaagaagaaccagatgaagaggaggaacctgaggaggaggaagaggagctggatgaggaagaggaggagtcTGATGAGGAAGACCTCACTTCATCATCAAAAACTGGAAGTCAGAGGTCAAATCAAAGGACTCAAAAAACAGGGCGGGTTAATACTCGTAACCAGGGACGAAGGACTGTTCTATACAACGATGACTCTGAAGAGGAGGGGCTAACGACAGACCCACTGAATCTAGGAATGTCACGTTCTGGACGGGTCCGTCGCATGACTGAACGTGCGAGGGTTAGCCATCTTATGGGCTGGACACATTGA
- the brwd3 gene encoding bromodomain and WD repeat-containing protein 3 isoform X4, which yields MAAEPCSQIEAELYYLIARFLQSGPCQKSAQMLLQEMHEYEIIPKRWSWDGKLFKRSFEDWMLLNQHIPSDYLLRVCEQIGPLIDKHIPPSVPGVHSLLGTGRQSLLRTAKSSSHTVWSGSAVVALHRGRPPEPPVNCAKPPNIVSIMGARQKTGVARFGHALPSCTYQHMKMHRRILGHLSSVYCVAFDRTGRRIFTGSDDCLVKIWATDDGRLLATLRGHAAEISDMTVNFENTLLASASCDKIVRVWCLRTCAPVAVLQGHTASITSIQFSSSALGSSRYLATTGADGMVCFWQWNSLSMKFVDKPVKFMERSRPGVQISCSSFSSGGMFLVTGGTDHMIRVYYLGTETPVKFSDLDSHTDKVVAIQFCNNTDSLRFVSGSRDGTARIWHYQQQEWKSIVLDMTTRLQGSAVISGDDKSTKLVVTMVAWDRCDRSIITAVSNCLLKVWNSANGQLLHVLSGHDDEVFVLEAHPFDARILLSAGHDGNIYIWDLSKGQKIRNFFNMIEGQGHGAVFDCKFSVDGQHFACTDSHGHLLIFGFGCSQPYEKIPDQMFFHTDFRPLIRDSNNFVLDEQTQQAPHLMPPPFLVDVDGNPHPPRYQRLVPGRENCKEEQLVPQLGYMANGDGEVVEQVIGQQTAEDSQEESPLDDLIRQLQHQQDEHRNSGNPAVGAEVAGGPLSPPNVGLRRSGQVEGVRQMHNNAPRSQMATERDLLAWSRRVVVNEVQSGIFRVMEESRLAKGEVERFFYNIEKKRKSAPTTGSEPVGNSVRMLRRPQRRPQQRRHTYQTRSTRDRRRSTSVLSYTRNEESARESDSEAEQEEDQNENSDGSSDGEAQWENDSSSSDSSSEYSDWTADAGINLQPPKRTTRRPAPVVGSSSSEEEEGTGQGEGEAERRSKRTEKKKKPKQTKQRPVPAGELDEWLPPSWIMETIPRRSPFVPQMGDELIYFRQGHQAYVRAVCRAKAYSINPQKQPWNRFDLRDQESVKVVGIKYEVGPPTLCCLKLAFLDPTSGKMTNESFSLKYHDMPDVIDFLVLQQIYNEAKARNWQPGQRFRSIIDDAWWFGSVECQEPFQSEYPDSLFQCYIVRWDNGEREKMSPWDIEPIPEEAPVPEEVGDSVPVTEDELQSLLYSPQEGEWGMHTQDEECERVITAIDELLTLDVAKPFSCPVDLREYPLYCTVVAYLTDLSTIRTRLVHRFYRRISALMWEVRYIEHNARTFNEPQSPIVTAAKTVTDVLLRFIRDQSCTDILDLYNKMKTEFSSTGEEEETVDVDSDTPGTSTGQRRSSNVPQKRGVVLDINAWHRQCKELLRRMMASPDSEPFRQPVDLFTYQDYRDIIDTPMDLGTVSETLMGGNYENPIEFAKDVRLIFSNSKAYTPNKKSRIYSMTLSLSAFFENQIIPIISDYKSAVQNQRRSQQRLKRLQSSLPNSPKGKQKSGKKTSQMSAKSRSRKSSQDSSVAQVDEDSQPSSSSSSSSSSSSSSFSSEHAGANRVTRSRVTPSKSSGGSDCLSNGGRRSRRRGAALTEEGEVSECESTSSSSSSTSASASSSSGTSSSSSESDDSGTEVGGFGDGGDHDYSKAPQHKQKGKAAAVSVDNAKRKRKGEEQTTEPEKRARREDEKEEEEEPEEEEEEPDEEEEPEEEEEELDEEEEESDEEDLTSSSKTGSQRSNQRTQKTGRVNTRNQGRRTVLYNDDSEEEGLTTDPLNLGMSRSGRVRRMTERARVSHLMGWTH from the exons ATGTTGTTAAATCAGCACATACCTTCGGATTACCTGTTGCGTGTGTGTGAGCAGATTGGCCCCCTGATAGATAAACACATTCCTCCTAGTGTTCCTGGAGTCCACAGTTTACTGGGCACTGGACGACAGTCATTACTACGGACGGCAAAAA GTTCTTCACATACAGTATGGAGTGGTTCTGCAGTAGTAGCCCTGCACAGGGGACGGCCCCCAGAACCACCTGTAAACTGTGCCAAACCACCAAATATAG TGTCAATCATGGGTGCTCGCCAAAAAACAGGAGTGGCTCGATTTGGCCACGCCTTACCCTCCTGCACCTACCAGCACATGAAAATGCATCGGAGGATTCTGGGCCATCTCTCATCAGTGTACTGTGTGGCGTTTGACCGCACCGGACGACGCATTTTCACG GGTTCTGACGACTGTCTAGTGAAGATCTGGGCAACAGATGATGGCCGTCTGCTAGCCACTCTGCGCGGACACGCGGCAGAGATTTCAGATATGACGGTGAATTTCGAGAACACGCTCCTCGCTTCCGCCAGTTGTGACAAGATCGTACGCGTGTGGTGCTTGCGTACCTGTGCACCTGTGGCTGTATTGCAGGGGCACACAGCCTCCATCACCTCCATACAG TTTTCATCATCAGCATTAGGTTCCTCTCGGTATCTGGCCACCACTGGAGCTGATGGCATGGTTTGTTTCTGGCAGTGGAACTCACTCAGCATGAAGTTTGT TGATAAACCTGTAAAGTTCATGGAACGCTCTCGTCCCGGAGTTCAGATATCCTGCAGCTCCTTCAGCTCTG GGGGAATGTTTCTGGTCACTGGAGGCACAGATCACATGATCAGAGTTTACTACCTCGGCACAGAGACGCCTGTGAAGTTTTCTGACCTGGACTCCCACACG GATAAAGTTGTTGCTATTCAGTTCTGCAATAACACCGACAG TCTCAGGTTTGTGAGTGGTAGTCGGGATGGTACGGCTCGGATTTGGCATTACCAACAGCAAGAATGGAAGAGTATTGTACTGGACATGACCACCAGATTACAAGG GAGTGCTGTGATATCAGGCGATGATAAATCGACAAAGTTGGTGGTGACCATGGTCGCGTGGGATCGTTGCGACCGTTCCATCATCACAGCCGTTTCAAACTGCCTCCTCAAAGTCTGGAACTCAGCAAACGGCCAATTACTACATGTGCTGTCG GGTCACGATGATGAGGTGTTTGTTTTGGAAGCACACCCCTTTGACGCAAGGATCTTGTTATCGGCTGGTCATGACGGTAACATCTACATTTGGGACCTCAGCAAAGGCCAGAAGATCAGAAACTTTTTCAATATG ATTGAGGGCCAGGGACATGGTGCTGTTTTTGATTGTAAATTTTCAGTGGATGGGCAGCACTTTGCCTGCACAGACTCTCATGGTCATCTGCTCATCTTCGGCTTTGGGTGCAGTCAGCCTTATGAAAAg ATTCCAGACCAAATGTTCTTCCATACGGATTTCCGGCCATTGATCCGGGACTCCAATAATTTTGTTCTAGATGAGCAGACGCAGCAGGCACCCCATCTTATGCCTCCGCCTTTCCTGGTGGACGTGGATGGGAACCCCCACCCGCCTCGTTACCAGCGCCTGGTGCCAGGCAGAGAAAACTGCAAAGAGGAGCAGCTTGTGCCACAGCTCGGCTACATGGCTAATG gtGACGGCGAAGTGGTTGAGCAGGTGATTGGCCAGCAGACTGCAGAGGATTCTCAGGAAGAAAGCCCATTGGATGACTTGATTAGGCAGCTCCAACACCAGCAAGATGAGCATCGCAACTCAGGAAATCCTGCTG TAGGTGCTGAGGTGGCAGGTGGTCCTCTGTCACCCCCTAATGTCGGGCTGCGACGTAGCGGACAAGTAGAGGGTGTACGGCAGATGCACAACAATGCCCCCCGCAGTCAGATGGCCACTGAGAGAGACCTGTTGGCATGGAGCCGGCGCGTGGTGGTTAATGAAGTCCAGTCTGGAATTTTCAG AGTTATGGAGGAAAGTAGACTTGCTAAAGGAGAGGTGGAACGGTTTTTCTACAACATTGAGAAGAAGAGAAAATCTGCACCTACAACAGGA AGTGAGCCGGTGGGTAACAGCGTTCGCATGTTACGGAGGCCTCAGCGCAGGCCTCAGCAGAGGAGACACACATATCAGACCCGCTCGACTCGAGATAGGAGACGCAGTACAAGCGTGCTCTCATACACCCGAAATGAGGAAAGTGCGAGAGAGTCTGACAGTGAAGCAGAG CAGGAAGAGGACCAGAATGAGAACAGTGACGGGTCATCTGATGGTGAAGCTCAATGGGAGAATGACAGTAGCTCCAG TGACTCTTCCAGTGAGTATTCCGATTGGACGGCAGATGCGGGAATCAACCTTCAGCCCCCCAAGCGAACAACCAGAAGGCCAGCCCCTGTTGTTGGGAGCAGTAGCTCTGAGGAAGAGGAAGGGACAGGGCAGGGAGAAGGGGAGGCTGAGAGGAGGAGTAAACGgactgaaaagaaaaagaaaccgAAACAGACTAAACAGCGG CCTGTGCCTGCTGGAGAATTAGATGAATGGTTGCCCCCCTCTTGGATCATGGAAACTATTCCAAGACGATCACCTTTCGTACCTCAAATGGGAGATGAG TTGATATATTTCCGTCAGGGTCATCAAGCATATGTCCGAGCCGTGTGTCGTGCCAAAGCCTACAGCATCAACCCTCAGAAACAGCCCTGGAACCGCTTTGATCTCAGG GATCAGGAGTCTGTAAAGGTAGTGGGTATTAAATATGAAGTCGGGCCACCCACTCTGTGCTGCCTCAAACTGGCCTTCCTGGACCCCACCTCAGGGAAAATGACCAACGAATCCTTCAGCTTGAA gtATCATGATATGCCTGATGTCATTGACTTTCTTGTGCTACAACAGATTTATAATGAGGCCAAAGCACGAAACTGGCAGCCTG GTCAGCGTTTCAGGAGCATCATTGATGATGCGTGGTGGTTTGGTTCGGTGGAGTGTCAGGAGCCGTTTCAGTCTGAATATCCAGACAGCCTGTTTCAGTGCTACATTGTCAG GTGGGAtaatggagagagagaaaagatgaGTCCATGGGATATAGAGCCCATACCTGAAGAAG CTCCAGTCCCAGAGGAGGTTGGGGACAGTGTCCCGGTCACAGAGGACGAGCTTCAGTCTTTACTGTACAGCCCACAGGAAGGAGAGTGGGGGATGCACACACAAGATGAGGAGTGTGAGAGAGTCATCACGGCCATAGATGAGCTTCTTACACTCG ATGTGGCAAAGCCGTTCTCCTGCCCTGTAGATTTGAGGGAATATCCATTGTACTGCACTGTTGTGGCCTATCTCACTGACCTCAGCACCATCAGAACAAGATTAGTGCACCGTTTCTACAG GCGAATCTCAGCTCTTATGTGGGAGGTGCGTTACATCGAACACAATGCTCGAACATTTAACGAACCACAGAGCCCCATTGTCACGGCTGCAAAAACGGTCACCGACGTCCTGCTGCGTTTCATCAG GGATCAAAGCTGTACAGATATTTTGGATCTGTACAATAAGATGAAGACCGAATTCAGCAGCACAGGAGAGGAAGAG GAGACTGTGGATGTGGACTCGGACACTCCCGGCACCTCCACCGGTCAGAGG AGGTCAAGTAATGTGCCTCAGAAGCGTGGCGTGGTCCTAGATATAAACGCATGGCACAGACAATGCAAAGAGCTTCTGAGGAGAATGATGGCAAGCCCAGATTCAGAGCCATTCCGCCAGCCTGTTGACCTCTTCACCTATCAG GATTATCGTGATATTATAGACACTCCTATGGATTTGGGCACAGTCTCCGAGACCCTGATGGGTGGGAACTATGAGAATCCCATAGAGTTTGCCAAAGATGTGCGGCTTATCTTCAGTAATTCAAAGGCCTACACGCCCAACAAGAAGTCTCGA ATCTACAGTATGACCCTGAGTCTGTCAGCGTTCTTTGAGAATCAGATCATTCCCATAATCTCAGATTACAAATCTGCTGTTCAGAATCAGCGTAGGAGTCAACAGAGACTCAAGAGATTACAGAGTTCCCTTCCCAACAG CCCCAAAGGAAAACAGAAATCAGGAAAGAAAACCTCCCAAATGTCTGCAAAGTCCCGCTCACGGAAATCCTCTCAAG ATTCGAGTGTTGCACAAGTTGATGAAGACAGTCAGCCTTCTTCTTCatcctcatcctcttcctcctcatctTCCTCGTCTTTTTCATCAGAGCATGCAGGAGCCAACAGAGTTACACGCAGCCGAGTTACACCAAGCAAATCGTCAG GTGGCAGTGACTGCCTGTCGAATGGAGGTCGGAGATCACGTAGGAGAGGAGCTGCATTAACGGAAGAGGGAGAGGTCTCTGAATGTGAGAGTACCAGCTCTTCATCATCCTCAACATCCGCTTCTGCATCGTCCTCTTCCGGAACCTCATCATCTTCGTCCGAGAGCGATGACAGCGGCACTGAGGTGGGCGGCTTTGGCGATGGCGGCGATCATGACTACAGCAAAGCCCCGCAACATAAACAGAAAGGCAAAGCGGCAGCAGTCTCTGTCGATAACGCAAAGCGAAAGCGGAAAGGAGAAGAGCAAACGACAGAACCTGAGAAACGAGCACGGCGGGAGGACGagaaagaagaggaggaggagcctgaagaagaagaagaagaaccagatgaagaggaggaacctgaggaggaggaagaggagctggatgaggaagaggaggagtcTGATGAGGAAGACCTCACTTCATCATCAAAAACTGGAAGTCAGAGGTCAAATCAAAGGACTCAAAAAACAGGGCGGGTTAATACTCGTAACCAGGGACGAAGGACTGTTCTATACAACGATGACTCTGAAGAGGAGGGGCTAACGACAGACCCACTGAATCTAGGAATGTCACGTTCTGGACGGGTCCGTCGCATGACTGAACGTGCGAGGGTTAGCCATCTTATGGGCTGGACACATTGA